From the Francisella frigiditurris genome, one window contains:
- the ilvB gene encoding biosynthetic-type acetolactate synthase large subunit, which translates to MQITGSQAIVKSLEAEGVDCVFGYPGGAIMPTYDALHDAHDTVHHVLVRHEQAAIHGAVGYARATEKVGVAIATSGPGATNLITGIADAQIDSVPVVCITGQVFSSLLGTDAFQEADIIGMTVAATKWNYQITDPNEIPYIFKKAFEIAKSGRPGPVLIDVTKDAQVGMMEYKEAESTPNSKWTRKPVMNMDSVLKASELINNAKKPILITGHGVMLSGAEEAMLALAEKASLPVVSTLLGLSSFPVEHPLYKGMLGMHGNYAANVLCNEADVVIAVGMRFDDRVTGDLNNYLPNAKIIHIEIDLSEINKNVVVDVPIHADAKEALLALTPYVCKNSHEDWHKLFSEMYQKEVDAIIKNETKPKDGQLKMAEVVNLLSEKTKGEAVIVSDVGQHQMIAARYYRFMDTNSHISSGGLGTMGFALPAAIGAKMGVKDKKTVIVVVGDGGFQMNIQELAVLKQENINLKIVILNNSFLGMVRQWQEMFFDGRYSYTKISSPDFIKIAEAYDIGAQKVVERKDLSNAIDEMLSSDESYLLEIVVEQQENVFPMVPAGASISDTRLGIEE; encoded by the coding sequence ATGCAAATTACCGGCTCACAAGCTATAGTAAAAAGCTTAGAAGCAGAGGGTGTTGATTGCGTATTTGGTTACCCAGGTGGAGCAATCATGCCTACATATGACGCTTTACATGATGCACATGATACCGTACACCATGTGTTGGTAAGGCACGAACAGGCTGCGATTCATGGCGCAGTTGGATATGCAAGGGCAACTGAGAAAGTAGGAGTTGCTATTGCTACTTCAGGACCTGGTGCTACAAATCTTATTACAGGAATAGCGGATGCTCAAATAGATTCAGTTCCTGTTGTTTGTATTACAGGACAAGTCTTTAGTTCTCTTTTAGGAACAGATGCTTTCCAAGAGGCTGACATTATAGGAATGACTGTCGCAGCGACTAAATGGAATTATCAAATTACGGATCCTAATGAAATTCCTTATATATTTAAGAAAGCTTTTGAAATAGCTAAAAGTGGTCGTCCAGGACCTGTTCTTATAGATGTTACAAAAGATGCGCAGGTTGGAATGATGGAGTATAAAGAAGCAGAAAGCACTCCTAATTCAAAATGGACAAGAAAACCTGTTATGAATATGGATAGTGTATTAAAAGCTTCAGAGCTTATAAATAATGCAAAGAAACCAATATTGATAACCGGACACGGTGTTATGTTATCTGGTGCTGAAGAAGCTATGCTTGCATTGGCAGAGAAAGCAAGTCTTCCAGTAGTTAGTACTTTATTGGGATTGTCTTCTTTTCCTGTTGAGCATCCTTTATATAAGGGTATGTTGGGTATGCATGGTAACTATGCAGCTAACGTTTTATGTAATGAAGCTGATGTTGTTATTGCTGTAGGTATGAGATTTGATGATAGAGTTACTGGTGATTTAAATAACTATTTACCAAATGCGAAGATTATACATATAGAAATAGATCTTTCAGAGATCAACAAAAACGTTGTGGTTGATGTTCCTATTCATGCGGATGCAAAAGAAGCTTTATTGGCTCTTACTCCATATGTGTGTAAAAACTCTCATGAAGATTGGCATAAGCTTTTCTCAGAAATGTATCAAAAAGAAGTTGATGCTATAATAAAGAATGAAACAAAGCCGAAAGATGGTCAGTTAAAAATGGCAGAAGTAGTTAATCTTCTTTCAGAAAAGACTAAAGGCGAGGCTGTTATAGTTTCTGATGTTGGCCAGCATCAAATGATAGCAGCTAGATATTATAGATTTATGGATACTAACTCCCATATTAGTTCAGGTGGCTTAGGAACTATGGGCTTTGCTCTTCCTGCAGCTATTGGAGCAAAAATGGGAGTTAAAGATAAAAAAACAGTTATAGTTGTTGTTGGTGATGGTGGCTTCCAGATGAATATTCAGGAGCTAGCAGTTCTTAAGCAAGAAAATATAAATCTTAAAATAGTTATTTTAAATAATAGTTTTCTTGGAATGGTTCGCCAGTGGCAAGAAATGTTTTTTGATGGAAGATATTCATATACTAAAATAAGTTCTCCAGACTTCATAAAAATAGCAGAAGCCTATGATATTGGAGCACAAAAAGTTGTTGAAAGAAAAGATTTATCTAATGCTATAGATGAGATGTTAAGCTCAGATGAGTCTTATTTGTTAGAAATAGTGGTTGAGCAACAGGAAAATGTATTTCCAATGGTTCCAGCAGGAGCCTCTATCAGTGATACCAGATTAGGAATAGAGGAGTAA
- a CDS encoding ACT domain-containing protein, which translates to MNENIYFIAINTENTLCVLQRISSILSRNRVNIEQMTVFETANKGISHFNLVVHSTEIKIEKIIKKLANIIEVIDINITSSIPMNGVAVASAYEGIKPTLEKVA; encoded by the coding sequence ATGAACGAGAATATTTATTTTATTGCAATAAATACGGAAAATACTCTATGCGTATTACAAAGAATTTCATCTATATTGTCACGTAATCGCGTGAATATAGAGCAAATGACGGTTTTTGAAACTGCAAATAAAGGGATTTCACATTTTAATTTAGTGGTTCATAGTACAGAAATTAAAATAGAAAAAATCATAAAGAAATTAGCAAATATTATAGAAGTAATAGATATTAATATTACAAGCTCTATTCCAATGAATGGAGTTGCTGTAGCTAGTGCTTATGAGGGTATTAAGCCAACTCTTGAAAAAGTTGCGTAA
- the holA gene encoding DNA polymerase III subunit delta → MELDYFGFMDKPNIADYKLFLISGDEPLQKHNIIEKINNSFKEKNYEIARYDISEQNHDVLYHEADSLSLFSMDKFIQFTLDKPPLKNLQKALVDNLCKPSDNSYLVIFSGLKKQNLSTKWFQSLSQNAIHVHIYDPNINVAIRIIKSEILKENELSLSDEAIQMLAQKTEGNLIATKQILKLLGRQNQKTFDEQTIKPFLHEHTNYNVFDLSDAIIEQKKAKALTILNHILLERDKATLILWTLKRELRIIFQLQETNPSYHQKVFRENNIWPSKQKYYSSLINRVHNQNIILNLQKCLNTDLCIKGVKKGNVKIMLNEIVFDLIK, encoded by the coding sequence ATGGAATTAGATTACTTTGGCTTCATGGATAAGCCGAATATAGCTGATTATAAGCTATTTCTTATAAGTGGCGATGAACCATTACAAAAACATAATATTATTGAGAAAATAAATAATTCTTTTAAAGAAAAAAATTATGAAATAGCTCGCTATGATATTAGTGAACAAAACCATGATGTTTTATACCATGAAGCAGATAGTTTAAGTCTATTTAGCATGGACAAATTCATCCAATTCACTCTAGATAAACCGCCTCTGAAAAATCTACAAAAGGCTCTAGTAGACAATCTTTGTAAGCCTAGTGATAACTCATACCTTGTTATCTTCAGCGGGTTAAAAAAGCAAAATCTATCTACTAAATGGTTTCAATCATTAAGTCAAAATGCCATACATGTACACATATATGACCCAAATATAAATGTAGCGATAAGAATAATAAAAAGCGAAATACTTAAAGAAAATGAGCTATCACTTTCTGATGAAGCTATTCAGATGCTAGCACAAAAAACTGAAGGTAATTTAATTGCTACAAAACAAATACTAAAATTATTAGGAAGACAGAATCAGAAAACCTTTGATGAACAAACTATAAAGCCATTTTTACATGAGCACACAAACTATAACGTTTTTGACTTATCTGACGCTATCATTGAACAAAAAAAAGCAAAGGCTCTAACTATATTAAACCACATACTCTTAGAAAGAGATAAAGCTACTCTTATACTATGGACACTCAAAAGAGAGCTTAGAATAATTTTCCAACTACAAGAAACTAACCCTTCTTATCATCAAAAAGTATTTAGAGAGAATAATATATGGCCGTCCAAACAAAAATATTATTCATCATTAATAAATAGAGTTCATAATCAAAACATTATCTTAAACCTACAAAAGTGCCTTAATACAGACCTTTGTATAAAAGGAGTAAAAAAAGGAAATGTAAAAATAATGCTCAATGAAATAGTTTTCGATTTAATTAAATAA
- a CDS encoding lipocalin family protein translates to MLLITLFLVGCVHKPDNILPVENFNPQNYLGRWYEIARFDNSFEKGLIKVYAEYSLNSDGTIEVVNSGVNPITEQRTYAKGVAKFVEKDDVGYLKVSFFKPFYGAYVIFDLEDSYKYAYIAGNNYNYLWLLSRTPTVPDSVKEDFVKKAKGLGFETDKLVWVKQ, encoded by the coding sequence ATGTTGTTGATTACTCTTTTTCTTGTTGGTTGTGTTCATAAGCCAGATAACATTCTGCCAGTGGAAAATTTCAATCCTCAAAATTATTTAGGTAGGTGGTATGAAATCGCTAGGTTTGATAATAGTTTTGAGAAAGGGTTGATTAAGGTTTATGCAGAATATAGCTTAAATTCAGATGGAACAATAGAAGTTGTTAATAGTGGAGTTAATCCTATAACTGAGCAAAGAACTTATGCTAAAGGGGTTGCTAAGTTTGTTGAAAAAGATGATGTTGGCTACTTGAAAGTTTCTTTCTTTAAACCGTTCTATGGAGCTTATGTAATATTTGATTTAGAAGATAGTTATAAATATGCATATATTGCAGGTAATAATTATAATTATTTATGGTTGTTATCTAGAACTCCAACTGTACCAGACTCGGTTAAAGAAGATTTTGTAAAAAAAGCAAAAGGACTTGGCTTTGAGACAGATAAATTAGTATGGGTTAAGCAGTAG
- a CDS encoding APC family permease translates to MSNNVKTIGIFTLAMLSVSAILNLRNIPVMASLGLEAIFFYTIATLFFLIPTSMVSAELATKIPTNGGVYSWVKAALGEKLGFIAIWLEWFNNVIAYPATLVTIVATLVFTGLPSLQNSKSLMFLTMMIIFWGCTFFNLSQIKTSTKLNIIGALFGTILPGILIIGLGAIWVLAGNQSSISLNDQIIPSFTPSNLSLLVIAFSSYSGMQLLAFHVKNAKNPTTTIPRAILISAIIILFISTMSALSIATVIPHNELNITNGVIDSFSRFFSIFHLKFLTPILAICIVIGATASLSAWLLGPARSLLVVAQEGYLPKPLAKQNKAGMPVNILLLQGVIGTIFSSLYLFTPTLQDAFSLLIALTSQFTVMMFILIFISAIRLKYTHPHNNGFNIPFGKLGAWIICLAGITACSIAFVMGLFPSSSISSTISIHEYLTYMLIADAIIIGIPLIWITYKEKTKQK, encoded by the coding sequence ATGTCTAACAATGTAAAAACTATCGGTATCTTCACACTAGCCATGCTTAGTGTCTCAGCCATATTAAATCTAAGAAACATTCCCGTAATGGCATCTTTGGGGCTAGAGGCTATATTTTTTTATACTATTGCCACTTTATTTTTTCTAATTCCAACATCAATGGTTAGTGCCGAACTAGCAACAAAAATTCCAACTAATGGTGGAGTTTACTCATGGGTAAAAGCTGCCTTAGGAGAAAAACTAGGATTTATAGCTATTTGGCTTGAATGGTTTAATAACGTTATTGCCTATCCTGCAACACTAGTAACTATCGTGGCAACTTTAGTTTTTACGGGACTTCCATCCTTACAAAATAGTAAATCTCTAATGTTCTTAACCATGATGATCATATTTTGGGGATGTACTTTTTTTAATTTAAGTCAGATTAAGACTTCTACCAAATTAAACATTATTGGGGCATTATTTGGCACAATATTACCAGGAATACTAATTATAGGCTTAGGCGCGATATGGGTGCTTGCTGGAAATCAAAGCTCCATAAGTTTAAATGATCAAATAATACCCTCTTTTACCCCTTCAAATTTATCTTTACTAGTAATAGCATTTTCAAGCTATTCAGGTATGCAACTATTAGCCTTTCATGTCAAAAATGCCAAAAACCCTACCACCACAATCCCTAGAGCAATCTTGATTAGCGCTATAATCATTCTTTTTATTAGCACAATGTCAGCTCTAAGTATCGCCACAGTAATACCACACAATGAGCTAAATATAACGAATGGCGTCATTGATTCATTCTCAAGATTCTTCTCTATATTTCATCTAAAATTCTTAACACCTATATTAGCTATCTGTATAGTAATTGGTGCAACAGCAAGCTTATCAGCATGGTTGCTAGGACCTGCTAGATCACTCCTTGTAGTTGCTCAAGAAGGCTATTTACCAAAACCTTTAGCTAAACAGAATAAAGCAGGAATGCCTGTAAATATTTTATTATTACAAGGCGTTATTGGAACAATATTTTCTAGTTTGTATTTATTCACTCCAACATTACAGGATGCCTTTAGTCTACTCATAGCATTGACTTCACAATTTACTGTAATGATGTTTATTCTGATATTTATTTCAGCTATTAGATTAAAATACACACATCCTCATAATAATGGTTTTAATATACCATTTGGAAAACTTGGTGCGTGGATTATTTGTTTAGCAGGTATTACAGCATGTTCAATAGCTTTTGTGATGGGACTATTCCCTTCAAGCTCAATAAGCTCAACAATTTCGATTCATGAATATCTTACATACATGCTTATAGCGGATGCCATAATAATAGGCATACCTCTAATATGGATAACTTACAAAGAAAAAACCAAACAAAAATAG
- the lysA gene encoding diaminopimelate decarboxylase — MTQYKIFDNKYIKDFITSDNKNTPCYIYDTTLLKDTFHAASKALNKKFNNAYIHYAIKANTHPKIIELAKEYGMGIDCVSSGEILQALDSKIPPSNIVFAGVGKTNQEIDIALEKDIFSFNCESIQEIEVINERAKDKNKIASICIRINPNIDAKTHHYISTGQFDDKFGVSFSTTTEFLQTQLEKLKNIKFIGLHYHVGSQILDKAVFESLANTVNEHFEILLNIGIKVEHINFGGGLGIDYINPNQNPIVDFNNYFGTFVKGFKFKDNVQIHFELGRSLVAQSGIIVSSVLFNKTTHLTNFLIIDAGMTELIRPALYQAKHHIESLSMNKKINKYHVVGPICESSDILAKNIQLPETNRNDLIVIYSTGAYAKVLSSQYNLRPSAPEYFI, encoded by the coding sequence GTGACTCAATACAAAATCTTTGACAACAAATACATAAAGGACTTTATAACATCAGATAACAAAAATACTCCTTGCTACATCTATGACACAACCCTCCTAAAAGACACTTTCCATGCTGCATCCAAGGCTTTAAATAAAAAGTTTAACAATGCGTATATTCATTACGCAATAAAGGCAAATACTCATCCCAAAATAATAGAATTAGCAAAAGAATATGGCATGGGAATAGATTGTGTAAGTAGCGGAGAAATACTACAAGCATTAGATAGTAAAATCCCCCCTAGCAATATTGTATTTGCAGGAGTTGGCAAGACCAACCAAGAAATAGATATTGCTTTAGAAAAGGATATTTTTAGTTTCAACTGTGAATCTATCCAAGAAATCGAAGTAATTAATGAGAGAGCTAAGGATAAAAATAAAATTGCTTCTATTTGTATACGAATAAATCCAAATATTGACGCAAAAACTCACCATTATATCAGTACTGGACAATTTGATGATAAATTTGGTGTATCTTTCTCAACTACTACTGAGTTTCTACAAACTCAACTAGAAAAACTTAAAAATATTAAATTTATTGGCTTACATTATCATGTCGGCTCCCAAATATTAGATAAGGCTGTATTTGAGTCATTAGCTAATACAGTCAATGAGCATTTTGAAATTTTACTTAATATTGGAATAAAAGTTGAACATATTAATTTTGGTGGCGGACTAGGAATAGACTACATAAACCCAAATCAAAACCCTATAGTTGATTTTAATAATTATTTTGGAACTTTTGTAAAAGGATTTAAATTTAAGGACAATGTCCAAATACATTTTGAACTCGGAAGGTCTCTTGTTGCCCAATCAGGAATAATTGTTTCTAGTGTACTATTCAACAAAACGACTCACCTGACTAATTTTTTAATAATTGATGCTGGAATGACAGAGTTAATTCGCCCAGCACTTTATCAAGCAAAACATCATATTGAATCGCTCAGCATGAATAAAAAAATAAATAAATACCATGTCGTAGGTCCTATTTGCGAATCTAGCGATATCTTAGCTAAGAATATACAGCTACCAGAAACAAACAGAAATGATTTAATAGTAATATACTCAACTGGCGCCTATGCAAAAGTGTTATCAAGCCAATATAATTTGCGACCTAGCGCCCCTGAATATTTTATTTAA
- the ndhC gene encoding NADH-quinone oxidoreductase subunit A yields MANSVYEQFAPILIFLIISVAIGVAFAMIGKILSIIVGVNKPSESKGETFECGFPTFGDAREKLDVRFYLVAVLFLVLDLELAFIIPWGINIRASVDSPAISNGAFVAMIIFLVVLFLGLIYGWKKGALEWE; encoded by the coding sequence ATGGCAAATAGTGTCTACGAGCAATTTGCTCCAATTTTAATTTTTCTAATTATTTCGGTAGCTATAGGTGTTGCATTCGCTATGATTGGTAAGATCTTGTCCATTATAGTTGGTGTTAATAAACCGAGTGAAAGCAAGGGAGAAACCTTTGAGTGTGGTTTCCCTACTTTTGGTGATGCAAGAGAAAAGTTGGATGTTAGATTTTATCTGGTGGCAGTTTTATTTTTAGTTCTTGATCTAGAATTGGCATTTATTATTCCATGGGGAATAAACATAAGAGCTAGCGTAGATTCTCCAGCTATTTCAAATGGTGCGTTCGTTGCAATGATAATATTTTTAGTAGTTTTGTTTCTTGGTCTTATTTATGGCTGGAAAAAAGGAGCTTTGGAATGGGAGTAG
- a CDS encoding NuoB/complex I 20 kDa subunit family protein yields MGVGGENKGFITASADALINWVRTGSLWPVTTGLACCAVEMMHAGASRYDLDRFGVVFRPSPRQSDVLLVAGTLCNKMAPALRQVYDQMPDPKWVISMGSCANGGGYYHYSYSVVRGCDRIIPVDIYVPGCPPTAEALVYGIIQLQNKIIRTNTIARK; encoded by the coding sequence ATGGGAGTAGGTGGCGAGAATAAGGGCTTTATTACGGCCAGTGCTGATGCTTTGATTAACTGGGTTAGAACAGGATCTTTATGGCCGGTTACAACTGGTTTGGCTTGTTGTGCAGTTGAGATGATGCACGCAGGAGCTTCGAGGTATGATTTAGATAGGTTTGGGGTTGTTTTTAGACCAAGTCCTAGGCAATCTGATGTATTGTTGGTGGCTGGGACTCTTTGTAATAAGATGGCTCCTGCATTGAGACAGGTGTATGATCAGATGCCTGATCCAAAATGGGTTATCTCTATGGGATCTTGTGCAAATGGTGGCGGATATTATCATTATTCTTATTCGGTTGTGAGAGGGTGCGACAGAATTATTCCTGTTGATATATATGTTCCAGGTTGTCCGCCAACAGCTGAAGCTCTAGTTTATGGAATTATTCAGCTTCAAAATAAAATAATTCGAACCAATACTATAGCGAGGAAGTAA
- a CDS encoding complex I 30 kDa subunit family protein — MSNSLQTHLDNISNLFKGWAVSCYIANKEINISISDQRDIYLVLDALRKRYSFEQLTDITAVDYLTYGKADWDTGNVVSQAGFSRGRKQATRNADADDRFELIYQLLSFKKNVRIRVKCKLKNAQIILVDSVSDIWPSANWAEREVYDMFGIYFRNHPDLRRVLTDYGFVGHPLRKDFPQTGYVEMRYDENLGKVVYEPVEIDDRVNSPRVIRK; from the coding sequence GTGAGTAATTCTTTGCAAACACATTTGGATAATATTTCTAACCTGTTTAAAGGTTGGGCAGTTTCTTGCTATATTGCAAATAAGGAAATAAATATCTCTATAAGTGATCAAAGAGATATTTATTTAGTGTTAGATGCTCTTAGGAAGAGATACTCTTTTGAGCAGTTAACTGATATTACGGCGGTTGATTATCTTACTTATGGTAAAGCCGATTGGGATACTGGTAATGTTGTTTCTCAAGCAGGATTTTCTAGGGGAAGAAAGCAAGCTACTAGAAATGCTGATGCGGACGATAGATTTGAGTTGATATATCAGTTATTGAGCTTTAAGAAGAATGTTCGTATAAGGGTTAAGTGTAAGCTTAAGAATGCTCAAATAATCTTGGTTGATTCTGTTTCTGATATTTGGCCTTCAGCGAATTGGGCGGAAAGAGAAGTTTATGATATGTTTGGTATCTACTTTAGGAATCACCCAGATTTAAGAAGAGTGCTTACAGATTACGGTTTTGTTGGACATCCTTTAAGAAAAGATTTTCCCCAAACAGGTTATGTTGAGATGAGGTATGATGAAAACCTAGGAAAGGTTGTTTATGAGCCTGTTGAAATAGATGATAGAGTAAACTCTCCTAGAGTTATTCGTAAATAA
- a CDS encoding NADH-quinone oxidoreductase subunit D, whose protein sequence is MAEYKNYTLNFGPVHPAAHGVLRLILELDGEMVVRADPHVGLLHRGTEKLAEFKPYNQSIGYMDRLDYVSMMCNEHSYVMAIEKLLEIEVPERAQYIRVMFAEMTRLLNHLLWVAASGLDLGAMTIFLYAFRVREDLFDCYEAVSGARMHATYFRPGGVYRDLPVEMPKYKESRFTSKRKAKKINKAREGSMLDFLDNFVKGFEKSLDEIDTLLTDNRLWKQRTVDIGTVSAERAKALGFSGPMLRGSGVAWDLRKMQPYEVYDKLEFDIPVGATGDCYDRYLVRMAEMRESNKIIKQCIDWLRVNEGRVISDNYKVAPPTRDGMKNNMEELIHHFKLFSEGYCVPEGEVYVGTEHPKGEFGVYLKSDGANKPYRLKMRAPGFAHISAMDEMLSGHMLADAPAIIATQDIVFGDIDR, encoded by the coding sequence ATGGCAGAATATAAGAATTACACGTTAAATTTTGGTCCAGTTCACCCTGCTGCTCATGGTGTATTGCGACTAATTTTGGAATTAGATGGGGAGATGGTTGTTAGGGCGGATCCTCATGTTGGTTTGTTACACAGGGGTACTGAAAAGTTAGCTGAATTTAAGCCGTATAATCAAAGTATTGGCTATATGGATAGGCTTGATTATGTATCTATGATGTGTAATGAGCATTCATATGTCATGGCGATAGAAAAGCTTTTGGAAATAGAAGTTCCTGAAAGAGCCCAGTATATTAGAGTGATGTTTGCGGAGATGACAAGATTGTTGAACCATTTGTTATGGGTTGCAGCTTCTGGTCTAGATTTGGGCGCGATGACAATTTTCTTGTATGCATTTAGAGTTAGAGAAGATTTGTTTGATTGCTATGAGGCTGTTTCTGGTGCTCGTATGCATGCTACATATTTTAGACCTGGTGGAGTGTATAGGGATTTGCCAGTAGAAATGCCTAAATATAAAGAAAGTAGATTTACAAGTAAGAGAAAGGCTAAGAAAATCAATAAGGCTAGGGAAGGCAGTATGCTTGATTTCTTAGATAACTTTGTTAAAGGTTTTGAAAAGTCTTTAGATGAGATAGATACTTTGCTGACTGATAATAGACTTTGGAAGCAGAGAACGGTTGATATAGGTACTGTTTCTGCAGAAAGAGCAAAAGCACTAGGCTTTTCTGGTCCGATGCTTAGAGGAAGTGGTGTTGCATGGGATTTAAGAAAGATGCAGCCATATGAAGTTTACGATAAATTAGAGTTTGATATACCTGTCGGAGCTACGGGTGATTGCTATGATAGATATCTTGTGAGAATGGCTGAAATGAGAGAATCTAATAAGATTATTAAGCAGTGTATCGATTGGTTGAGAGTGAATGAAGGAAGGGTTATTTCTGATAATTATAAGGTCGCTCCTCCGACTAGAGATGGTATGAAAAATAATATGGAAGAGCTTATTCATCATTTTAAACTTTTTTCTGAAGGGTATTGTGTTCCAGAAGGAGAGGTTTATGTTGGTACAGAGCATCCAAAGGGTGAATTTGGTGTTTATTTGAAGTCTGATGGCGCTAATAAGCCATATAGACTTAAAATGAGAGCTCCAGGGTTTGCGCATATTAGTGCGATGGATGAGATGCTTTCTGGGCATATGTTGGCAGATGCTCCAGCAATTATTGCGACACAAGATATTGTGTTTGGTGATATTGATAGATAG
- the nuoE gene encoding NADH-quinone oxidoreductase subunit NuoE, which yields MSLLQIVSAAVIEDIDRVVSKFPADQKRSAIIESLHILQDENGGYLTDELQTALADYLGVSKVDVYEVSTFYSMYCLEPVGKHKLNVCTNVSCMLNGAYEIVEHIGNKLGIKPGQTTKDGRITLKEVECLGACCGSPMLEVDKVFHENLTIEKVDKIIDGLE from the coding sequence ATGTCTTTATTACAAATAGTTTCAGCAGCGGTCATTGAAGATATTGATAGGGTCGTTAGCAAATTCCCAGCGGATCAGAAGAGATCGGCAATAATAGAAAGTTTACATATTCTGCAAGATGAAAATGGTGGGTATCTTACAGATGAGTTACAAACTGCTTTAGCAGACTATCTTGGGGTCAGCAAGGTTGATGTTTATGAGGTTTCTACTTTTTATAGTATGTATTGCTTAGAGCCTGTAGGAAAACATAAGCTTAATGTTTGTACAAATGTATCTTGTATGCTAAATGGTGCTTATGAAATAGTTGAGCACATTGGAAATAAATTGGGTATTAAGCCTGGTCAGACGACTAAAGATGGTAGAATAACTTTAAAAGAGGTTGAGTGCTTGGGTGCTTGTTGTGGTTCTCCTATGTTAGAGGTTGATAAAGTGTTTCATGAAAACCTTACTATAGAAAAGGTTGATAAGATAATAGATGGGCTGGAGTAG
- the nuoF gene encoding NADH-quinone oxidoreductase subunit NuoF: protein MANEVCFRTLHLDKPWTLESYLSVGGYSYWNRILNERIAPEVIIDELKASGLRGRGGAGFPAGLKWSFMPRSVPGQKYVVCNSDEGEPGTCKDREILRNNPHQLIEGMAIAGYVMGATAGYNYIRGEFFEPIERFEDALREVYQAGLLGSDIKKSGVTFNLYCAVGAGAYICGEETALLNSLEGKKGRPRFKPPFPAFKGLYDRPTNINNTETYASVPPILENGGKWFSELGTEKSGGTKLFCVSGHVKKQGVFEVGMGMPFKDLLDMCGGVRNGNKLKAVIPGGSSSKILTGEEMLNVTMDYESIAAAGSMLGSGAVVILDETVCMVRTLARLADFYYEESCGQCTPCREGTGWLARTLHRIIHGEGKPEDIDTLFRVATNIEGNTICGLGDAAAWPVQSYIDKFRHEFVYMIENEGRSIVDK from the coding sequence ATGGCTAATGAAGTTTGTTTTCGTACGCTACATTTAGATAAGCCATGGACTTTGGAGTCTTATTTATCTGTTGGTGGATACTCTTATTGGAATAGGATATTGAATGAAAGAATAGCTCCAGAAGTTATTATTGACGAGTTAAAAGCATCCGGTCTTCGTGGTCGAGGCGGTGCGGGATTTCCAGCTGGTTTGAAGTGGAGCTTTATGCCAAGAAGTGTTCCTGGTCAAAAATATGTTGTATGTAATTCTGATGAAGGTGAGCCTGGAACATGTAAAGACAGAGAGATTTTAAGAAATAATCCTCATCAGCTGATAGAAGGTATGGCTATCGCTGGTTATGTTATGGGAGCCACGGCTGGATATAACTATATTAGAGGAGAGTTTTTTGAGCCTATAGAAAGGTTTGAGGATGCGTTGAGAGAGGTGTATCAGGCTGGTCTTTTAGGTTCTGATATTAAAAAGTCGGGTGTGACCTTTAATCTGTATTGTGCTGTTGGGGCTGGAGCTTATATTTGTGGTGAAGAAACAGCGCTTCTTAACTCTTTAGAAGGGAAGAAGGGACGTCCTAGATTTAAACCACCTTTTCCAGCTTTTAAAGGCTTGTATGATAGACCAACTAATATAAATAATACTGAAACTTATGCTTCAGTTCCTCCTATTTTAGAAAATGGTGGTAAGTGGTTTAGTGAGTTAGGCACTGAGAAAAGTGGTGGAACTAAATTATTCTGTGTTTCTGGTCATGTTAAGAAGCAAGGGGTTTTTGAAGTGGGCATGGGTATGCCATTTAAAGACTTGCTTGATATGTGTGGCGGAGTTAGAAATGGTAATAAGCTTAAAGCTGTTATTCCTGGTGGTAGCTCAAGTAAGATTCTAACAGGCGAAGAAATGTTGAATGTTACTATGGATTACGAATCAATAGCAGCAGCTGGCTCCATGCTAGGTTCTGGTGCTGTTGTAATCCTGGATGAGACTGTTTGTATGGTTAGGACTTTAGCTAGACTCGCAGATTTTTACTATGAGGAGTCTTGTGGTCAATGTACGCCTTGTAGAGAGGGAACTGGTTGGCTAGCTCGTACATTGCATAGAATTATTCATGGAGAAGGTAAGCCTGAAGATATTGATACTCTATTTAGAGTGGCTACAAATATAGAAGGGAATACTATTTGTGGTTTAGGAGATGCTGCTGCGTGGCCTGTGCAGAGTTATATAGATAAGTTTAGACATGAATTTGTTTATATGATTGAAAATGAAGGCAGAAGTATTGTAGATAAATAA